One window of the Pieris rapae chromosome 11, ilPieRapa1.1, whole genome shotgun sequence genome contains the following:
- the LOC110994080 gene encoding CLIP domain-containing serine protease 2, whose protein sequence is MMYKLWVALCVTCLFVSISALKDCNGDAVCLPIEKCKLAYENLNVKNIQDILRKTSCGFERDKPHVCCPPIFVTFGRENLLPNISVCGIQTDERIYGGDKTDIDEHPWMALLRYDKPKGSHGFYCGGVLISSRYILTAAHCIKGADIPPSWKLSHVRLGEWNLTSDMDCRSNDCSPPVVDVPVEKLIPHEDYRPRDGNQQNDIALIRLGREVKFNDFVKPICLPTSEELRDNSYEGWDMEVAGWGKTEYRSTSDVKLKVKLPIVSHQNCMEVYALASRLITDKQLCAGGLDGQDSCRGDSGGSLMGQATKKKIWFAFGVVSYGPSPCGTPGWPGVYTRVTAFSDWILSKLEP, encoded by the exons ATGATGTATAAGTTGTGGGTTGCATTATGTGTGACTTGTTTGTTTGTGTCCATTTCAGCACTCAAGG ATTGCAACGGTGACGCAGTCTGTTTGCCAATAGAGAAATGCAAATTGGCTTACGAAAAtttaaacgtcaaaaatattcaggacattttaagaaaaacgTCTTGCGGCTTTGAGAGGGATAAACCGCAC GTTTGCTGTCCCCCAATATTTGTAACGTTTGGTAGAGAAAACTTACTGCCAAACATTTCGGTATGCGGTATTCAAACTGACGAAAGGATCTATGGAGGTGATAAGACCGACATTGATGAACATCCATGGATGGCGTTACTGCGATATGACAAAC CAAAGGGGAGCCACGGATTTTATTGTGGTGGAGTCCTCATATCATCGCGTTACATTCTGACCGCTGCTCATTGTATCAAAGGAGCTGACATACCACCAAGTTGGAaact aaGTCATGTGCGTCTTGGTGAATGGAATTTAACGAGCGATATGGATTGCCGAAGCAATGATTGCAGCCCCCCAGTCGTGGATGTGCCTGTCGAGAAACTTATCCCTCACGAAGATTATAGGCCAAGAGATGGGAATCAACAGAATGATATAGCTCTCATCCGGTTGGGAAGAGAGGTGAAATTTAATG ATTTTGTGAAACCTATCTGTTTACCGACCTCAGAAGAGCTTCGTGATAATTCCTATGAAGGTTGGGATATGGAAGTAGCAGGTTGGGGCAAAACGGAATAta gaTCTACATCCGACGTAAAATTGAAAGTCAAACTACCAATTGTGAGCCACCAAAACTGCATGGAGGTTTATGCGTTGGCATCACGCCTCATCACGGATAAACAACTGTGCGCTGGAGGCTTGGATGGTCAAGACTCCTGCCGTGGAGATTCTGGTGGGTCTCTTATGGGCCAGGCAACGAAAAAGAAAATCTGGTTCGCCTTTGGGGTCGTCTCCTATGGCCCTTCACCTTGTGGGACACCAGGTTGGCCTGGAGTCTACACTAGAGTGACTGCATTTAGCGATTGGATCCTATCAAAGCTTGAACCGTAA